CCGGGTCCTTGCGGGTCCGCTTGCGCTGAACGCTTGACGACATGACGGCGATGCTATTGAGTGTGCGACCAATAAGCAATTGGTCATGCGACCAACAAGCGACCAGGCCGATCCCACCGCCCCGGAGGGCCTCATGGCGTCCACGCTCCCCGACCCCAGTCCCGACGCGCGCCGCACGGCCGCCGAGGCGGCCCCGGCCACGTCCCCCCGCCCGGGCCTGACGGGCGGCGGCGTCGAGTCCCACGGCATCGACCACATCCCGGACTCCGAACGCCGGGGCCGCCCACGGGAGCTGTTCTCCGTGTGGGCCGCCGCCAACGTGAACTACCTCAGCCTGGTCGTCGGTGGCGCGCTGGTGCTGATGGGGCTGAGCCTGTGGCAGGCGGTGGCCGTGATCGTGGTCGGCAACGCCTTCTGGGCGCTCACCGGGCTGCTCGCGGTCTCCGGACCGGCGGCGGGCGCGCCCAGCGAGGTCGTGACGCGGGCCGTCTACGGCGTCCGCGGCAACCGGGTGAACAACGCGGTGACGGGCTGGATGATCTCCGTCTGCTACTTCGCCCTGAACCTGGCGGCGGCGGCCACCGCCGCCTTCACCCTGGTCGGGCGGACCGGCCTGCCGGTCGACGCCGTCGTGAAGACGGCCGTCGTGGTCCTCATCGCCGCGCTCACCCTCGCCATCAGCGTCTACGGCCACGCCGCGATCGTCCGGCTCTACGTGCCGATCACGCTGGCGCTCACCGCCGTCTTCGCGGTCGTCGCCGTCTTCGTGGTGCGGCACACCGACTTCGGCCACGTCCCGGACCGGCCGCTGACCGGCGGCGCGCTGTGGGCGACCCTGCTGGCCGGTGTCGGGCTCATCGCCTCAGGACCCCTGTCGTACACGACCAGCGCCGACTTCTCCCGCTACCTGCCCCGCACCGTGTCGGCCACGGCGGTGGCCGGCTGGACCGCGCTCGGCGGGTTCCTGCCCGGCACGGTGGTCTGCTGCCTCGGGGCGTTCGCGGCGACCGCGGTCGACATGAGCGACCCGCAACGCGCCCTGGCGGAGCTGCTGCCCGGCTGGTTCGAGCCGGTGTTCCTGTTCGCGCTCGTCCTCGGCACGGTGGCCCTCAACGCCCTGACGGCCTACAGCGCGGGACTCGCCCTGCAGGCCGTCGGCATCCGCATCCGGCGCTCGCTCAGCGTCCTCGTCGACGGAGCGGTCTCCGTCTCGCTGACCCTGTACGCGCTGCTGGTGTCCGACTTCCTGGACACGGTCGGGAACGTGCTCCAGCTGACCGTGGTGCTGCTCGGCCCCTGTACGGCCGTCTACGCCACCGACATCGTGCTGCGCCGCAACCGCTACGACGGCGCCGCCCTCACCGACGAGACCCCCGGCAGCCCCTTCTGGTACTCCGCAGGCGTGAACCTCCGGGGCGCGTCGGCCCTCGTGGCAGGCGTGACCGCCTCAGCCCTGTGTGTCGACACCGTCTACGCGGGCCCCCTGGCCCGCGCCCTGGGCGACCTCGATCTCGCCCTCCCGGTGGGCCTGGTGGTGGCGTCGGGGGTGTACGCGGTGTCGATGCGGGGGTTGCGCGGGGCCCGCGGCGACGGGTGAGCGCGGGCTTGAGCGGCCTGCCGGCCCCGGAGCCGCAGGGGTCCGAGCGGTCCGAACGCCGGCCCCCGACGCCTCGCGCCCCGCTCCGGATACGCTGCCCGCACCGTCCCCTCACCGCCCGGCCGTCACACCGTCACACCGTCACACCGACCAACGGAGCCGTGGAATGTACGTCCGCCGTGTCGTGCCCAACATCCGGTCGAACGCCCCCGCGGAGAGCACCGACTTCTACGGGGTGCTGGGATTCGAGGAGGTGATGGACCTCGGCTGGATCAGGACGCTGGCCTCGGCCCGCAACCCGGCCGTCCAGCTCAGCCTCATGAGCGAGGACCGCACCGCGCCCGTCGTCCCCGACCTGAGCGTCGAGGTGGAGGACGTCGACGCCGTGTACGCGGCGATGCGGGCGCGGGGCGCGGAGATCGTGCACCCGCTCACCGACGAGGAGTGGGGCGTACGGCGGTTCTTCGTACGCGACCCGAACGGCAAGGTCGTCAACGTCCTCAGCCACCGCTGACGCCGGACACGGCGACGGACGCCCGCTGGACGCCGTCCTGACGAGCCGTGAGACTGGATCGCGCCCGACGCCCCGCTCCCAGGACGGTGACCATGGAAGAGGTACTCCCCCGCGTCGAACTGACCCCGCAGGCCGCCGAGCTGGTGCGCCGGCTGCGCGCGGAGCACGGCCCGCTGATGTTCCACCAGTCCGGCGGCTGCTGCGACGGCAGCGCGCCGATGTGCTACCCCGACGGCGAGTTCCGCACCGGCGGCTCGGACGTGCTGCTCGCCGAGCTGGCCGTGGACGGGGTCGAGGAGCCCGTGACCTTCTGGATGTCGCGCAGTCAGTACGAGGTCTGGAGCCACACCCGGCTGATCGTGGACGTGGTACCCGGACGGGGGAGCGGTTTCTCGCTGGAAGCACCCGAGGGGGTGCGTTTTCTCACCCGTTCTCGCGTAGTCGACGGCTAGCCGGCCTGAGCGCCGCCACCGTCTGGTGCACTTCCCCTGAGTCCTGGGACAGTTGACGAGACATCAGGGGGCGCAGTGGCGCGCGATCGGCGGCAGACGGCGGCAGGCAGATCGGTTCTCTCCACTCTCACGGCGTTCGGTGTGCTGGCCGGTGCGTCCCTCGCGGGGGCCGCACCGGCGGACGCCGCCCCACTGGGCAGACGGATCGCACCGGGGGTCACCTACCGGCAGTTCGACCTCCGCGCGGCGGCCGGCAGGACCCACGCCCATCTGCTGACCGTCGACCTGACGAACCGGCACGTCCACCTCGACCTGCTGTACCCGGGGACGGTGGCCGCCCGGGAGACCGTCTCCACCATGGCGGACGCGGCCGGCGCGGTCGGCGGGGTCAACGGCGACTTCTTCAACATCAGTGAGACCCAGCACCCGGGCGTCGAGGCGACGGGGGCGAGCGTGGGTCCGGCCGTCGCGTCGGGCAGGGTGCTCAAGGCGGCGGTCCCGGCGGGCCAGCGGTTCGGGCCGGCGCTGCCGCCCGGCACCGGCACCCGGGACGTCCTCGGGGTCGGCACCGACCGGCGGGCCCGTCTGGACCGGCTCACCCTCACCGGCACCGTGACCACACCGAAGGGACGGTTCCCGCTCAAGGGCCTCAACCAGTACGCGCTGCCGCAGAACTCCGTCGGCGCCTTCACCTCCCGCTGGGGCAGCGCCTCCCGGGTGCGCGCCACCTGCGGCACGGACACGAACCGGGCCGCGGGGTGCAGCAAGGACACCTACGAGGTGAAGGTGCGCGGCGGCCGGGTGACCTCCACCGCCGCCACGCCGGGCGGCGGGCCGATCGCCGCGGGCACCACGGTCCTGGTGGGCCGCGAGGAGGGCGCGCGCCGGCTGCGCGCACTGTCGCCCGGCGACCGGGTGACCGTCACCCACACCCTGGTGGCGGCCACCGCCAAGGTCCCCTACACGTTCGCGATCGGCGGCTACCCGGTGCTGCGCGGCGGCAGGCCGCTGTCCGGGCTGGACGACAGCACCTCGGCGGTGCGCACCGTCGTCGGCTTCGCGAACGGCGGCCGGCGGATGCTGCTGCTCGCGCTGGACGGGGCCGCCGCCTACCGGAGGGGCATGACCGTCGCCGAGGAGGCGGCCGCCATGGACGACCTGGGCGCCACCGACGCGTTCAACCTCGACGGCGGCGGCTCGTCCGAGATGGTCACCCGCGCGGCGGGAGCGCGCGCGGTCAAGGTCCGCAACCACCCGAGCGGCGGCGCCGAGCGCCCCGTGGCGAACGGCATCGGCGTCTTCTCGTCCTGACCCCGGCGGACGGTCAGGGCCGCAGGCTGCTGACGAGGTCGGCGGTCGCGGTCAGCCCGCTGTGGATGGTGGGCGCCATGCTGGTGCTGGCCAGGTAGAAGCCGAGCAGCATGCAGACCAGGGCGTGCGAGATCTTCAGCGCGCCGTTGCGGATGAACACCACCGCAAGGATCAGGAGCAGCAGCACCACAGAGATGGAAATGGCCATTGGAACCTCCTCCGCCACGCCCCATGAGCGGCGTTCGGCCGCAAGTGTGGCGTAGCGGGGGGTTCGTCCGGGCGGCTGACATGTCCTCCGATCGTGTGGTCTTGGGCGAACCGGTGGGCGTCGAGGAACGTTTCGAGGCCCGCCGGGTCAGGGCGCCTGGAGGTCGACCAGTGCGGCCAGGGCCGTGCGGTGCGCTCCCGCGGTGCCGTAGGCGAGGGAGTCCGCCTTGGCCCGCTTGAGGTACAGGTGGATCGGGTGCTCCCAGGTCATGCCGATCCCGGCGTGCAACTGCAGCGCCTCCTCGGCCGCGTGGACGGCGACGGGCGCCGCGTACGCCTGCGCGACGGCGACCGAGACGTCGGTGTCCCGGCCCGAGGCCAGCGCGTCGGCGGCGGCGCGGGCGGCGGCCCGCAGGTTGACCACCTCCAGCCAGAGCTGGGCGAGCCGGTGCTTGAGCGCCTGGAAGCCGCCGACCTGCCGGTTGAACTGCCTGCGCTCCTTCAGGTAGCGGACCGTCTCGGTCAGCGCCCAGTCGGCGACGCCGAGTTGCTCGGAGGCGAGCAGTCCGGCGGCGGACCGCAGGGCCTGGCGCACGGCGGGTTCCGCGGCCCCGATCCGGCGGCAGGCCGCGCCGTCGAGGGCGACGGTGGCGAGCGGCCGGGTCAGGTCCAGGGAGGTCTGCGGGGTGACGGTCGCGGCGTCGGCGGACACGGCGTACAGACCGCCGTCGTCGGCGGGGACGAGCAGCACGTCGGCGGCGGCCGCGTCGGCGATGCCGGTCAGCTCCCCGTGCAGGGCGCCGCCCTCCAGTCGTACGGCCGGGAAGTCGGCGCCCGGGGCACGGTGCAGGCCGACGGCGAGGACGCCGATGGTCCGCCCGGAGGCCAGCCGGCCGAGCAACTCCTCGTCCCCGCACGCCAGCAGGGCCTCGGTGGCAACGACCGCGCTGGTCAGGTAGGGCACGGGGGCGACGGCCCGGCCCAGCTCCTCCAGGACGACGGCCGCCTCCCGGTGCGTGGCGCCCTGGCCGCCGTGGGTCTCGGGCACCAGCAGCCCGGCGAGGCCCATGCTCTCGGCGAGCGACTTCCACAGGGCGAGGTCGTGCGGCGCGTCCGACTCCGTGCGGGTGATCACGTCGGCCGGGGCGCAGTGGTCCGTGAGCAGGTCACGGACGGCCGCGCGCAGCGCCTCTTCCTCCTCGGAGTAGAGGAGATCCCGCTGTTCGCTCATCGGGCGAGGTCCTTCCATGCGACGTCCTTGTCGGTGCGCGGCTCGGCGGGCAGGCCGAGGACCCGCTCGGCGACGATGTTCAGCAGGACCTCGCTGGTCCCGCCCTCGATGCTGTTGCCCTTGGAGCGCAGGTAGCGGTAGCCGGCGTCGCGGCCGGTGAAGTCGACCAGTTCGGGGCGGCGCATGGTCCAGTCGTCGTACGACAGCCCCTCCTCGCCGCGGAGTTCGACCTCCAGGCCGCTGATCGCCTGGTTGAGCCGGGCGAAGGCGAGCTTCATGCCGGCACCCTCGGGTCCCGGCTGGCCGGCGACGAGCTGCTGGCGCAGGCGTTCGCCGGTGAGCCGGGCGACCTCGGCCTCGACCCAGAGGGTCAGCAGCCGCTGGTGCAGGTCGTGGGTGCGCAGGTCCGGGCGTTCCCGCCAGGTCGCGGAGACCGGGCCGATCATGCCGCCCTCGCGGGGCAGCCGCATGCCGCCGATGGCGACGCGCTCGTTGTTGAGGGTAGTCTGGGCGACCCGCCAGCCGTCGCCGACCTCGCCGAGGCGGCGGGTGTCGGGGATGCGGACGCCGGTGAGGAAGACCTCGTTGAACTCGGCCTCGCCGGTGATCTGGCGCAGCGGCCGCACCTCGACCCCGGGGTCGGTCATGTCGCACAGGAAGTAGGTGATGCCCGCGTGCTTGGGCACGCCCGGGTCGGTGCGCGCGATCAGGATGGCCCAGCGGGCGAGGTGGGCGCTGGAGGTCCACACCTTCTGCCCGTCGACCACCCAGTCGTCACCCTCCCGTACGGCCCGGGTGCCGAGCGCGGCCAGGTCGGAGCCGGCGCCGGGCTCGCTGAAGAGCTGGCACCAGACCTCCTCGCCGGTCCACAGGGGCCGCAGGAAGCGCCGCTTCTGCTCCTCGGTGCCGTAGCGCAGGATGGTCGGCGCGGCCATGCCGAGGCCGATGCCGATGCGCCGGGGGTCGTTGTCCGGGGCGCCGGCGGCCTCCAGCTCGGCGTCGACCACGGCCTGCAGGGAGCGCGGGGCGCCGAGGCCGCCGAGGCCCTCGGGGTAGTGCACCCAGGCCAGTCCGGCGTCGAAGCGGGCCCGGAGGAACTCCAGGCGGTCGGTGGCGGCCGGCGGGTGGGCGGCCAGCAGTTCGGCGGTGCGGCGCCTGAGGTCGTCGGCGTCGGTCATACGGCGGCTCCCTTGTCCATGACCACGGCCACCCGGCCGGTGGTCGCACCGTCGGCGACGCGCTGCACGGCCGCGGCGGCCGAGTCGAGCGGCACCCGCTCGCTCACCAGCGGCTTGATCGCGCCGCTCGCGGCCAGTGCGGTCAGCTCCTCGTGGCAGCGCAGGATGAGCTTCGGGTTCTTGGTGGCGTACAGGCCCCAGTGCAGGCCGAGGATCGCGTAGTTCTTCACCAGGGCGTGGTTGAGGGCGGGGCTGGGGATGGTGCCACTGGCGAAGCCGACGACGACGATCCGGCCCTCGAAGGCGACGAGCTTGGCGGACTGGGTGTAGGCCTCGCCGCCCACCGGGTCGTAGATCACGTCGGCGCCCCGGCCGCCGGTGGCCTCCTTGACGGCCGCGATCACGTCCTCGGCGTGACGGTCGACCACAACGTCGCAGCCCAGTTCGCGGGCCACGGCGGCCTTCCGCGCGCCGCCGACCACGCCGATCACGGTGGCCCCGGCCGCCTTGCCGAGCTGCACGGCCGCACTGCCGACACCGCCGGCGGCGGCGTGCACGAGCAGGGTCTCCCCGGCTTCGAGGCGGGCCCTGCGGTGCAGGCCGAACCAGCCCGTCTGGTAGCCGATGTGCAGCGCGGCGGCCTCGGCGTCGTCCAGCGAGTCGGGCGCGGGCAGCAGGGCGCGGGCGTCGGCGAGGGCGTACTCGGCGAAGCCGCCATGGGGCAGGGCCGGGTTGGCGAGCACGCGGCGGCCGTCCTCGGTCTCGCCGCAGATCTCCACGCCGGGCGTGAAGGGCAGCGGGGGCCGTACCTGGTACTGGCCGCGGCAGAGCAGGGCGTCCGGGAAGTTGATGTTGGCGGCCCGCACGCGCAGCAGGACCTGGCCCTCGCCGGGCGTGGGCCGCTCCACCTCCGCCAGGCGCATCACCTCGCCCGGCTCGCCGTTCTCGTGCACTTGCCATGCCTGCATGGGGGGCCTCCACGGGACTGCCTCGTCTGACCGGGTCCTCCGCATACTAAGCGGTCGCTTGCCGATCGGGGAACAGTCGATCGCGTCACTCGCGCCGACGCGCCCGTACCCGCATCCTCTCGCCCCGCGCTCGGTCCCGCGGGGCGGACGGGCCGGGGAACCGGGCGGGGACCGGACGGACCGGCCGGGGGCCTCGCCCCGCCACGCCCCCGTCGGCGGGTGTAGAGCGCGGGCCGCCGGGTCACATTGACTGCATGCTGCTCACCCGGCTCGCGGAGGTTTCCCGGGAGGTGGCCGCCACGGCGGCCAGATCCCGCAAGACCGCCCTGCTCGCGGAGCTCTTCCGGGACGCGGAGGCGGACGACGTGCCCATCGTCATCCCCTACCTGGCCGGACGGCTCCCGCAGGGCCGCCTCGGCGTCGGCTGGAAGGTCCTGGCCCGCCCGGTGCCGCCCGCCGCCGAACCCTCGCTCACCGTGCGGGAGGTCGACGCCCGGCTCGGCGAGCTGGGCAAGGTGTCCGGGCCCGGCTCCCAGGCGGAGCGCGCCCGGCTCGTCGGCGAGCTGATGGGCGCGGCCACCGAGGGCGAGCAGCGCTTCCTGCTCGGCCTGCTGACCGGCGAGGTCCGGCAGGGCGCGCTGGACGCGGTCGCCGTGGAGGGCCTGGCCCGGGCGACCGGCGCGGACGCGGCGGACGTACGGCGCGCGGTGATGCTCGCCGGGTCGCTGCAGACGGTGGCGCAGGCGCTGCTGGCCGACGGGCCCGGGGCCCTTGACCGGTTCCGGCTCACCGTCGGCCGTCCGGTGCTGCCGATGCTGGCCCACAGCGCCTCCTCGGTCGCCGAGGCGGTGGAGAAGCTCGGCGCGTGCGCGGTGGAGGAGAAGCTGGACGGCATCCGCGTGCAGGTGCACCGGGAGGGCAGCGCGGTACGGGTCCACACCCGCACCCTGGACGACATCACCGACCGGCTGCCCGAGGTGACCCGAGCGGCTCTGGCGCTGGCGAGCGAGCGTTTCATCCTGGACGGCGAGGTGCTCTCCTTCGACGCGGACGGCCGGCCGCGCTCCTTCCAGGAGACCGCGGGCCGGGTGGGCTCCCGGGTGGACGTGGCGCGGGCGGCCGAGGAGGTGCCGGTCTCCCCCGTCTTCTTCGACCTGCTGTCGGTGGACGGCGTGGACCTGCTCGACCTGCCCTTCGCCGAGCGGCACGCGATGCTCAGCGATCTGGTGCCCGCCCCGATGCGGGTCCGCCGCATGGTCGCCTCCGGCCCCGAGCACATCCCCGAGGCGGAGCGCTTCCTCGCCGACACGCTGGCGCGCGGCCACGAGGGCGTGGTCGCCAAGGCGCTGGACGCCCCCTACAGCGCGGGCCGGCGCGGCGCGTCGTGGCTGAAGGTCAAGCCCGTGCACACGCTGGACCTGGTGGTGCTGGCCGCCGAGTGGGGGCACGGCCGCCGCACCGGCCGGCTCTCCAACCTGCACCTCGGCGCCCGCACCCCGGACGGCGGATTCGCGATGCTCGGCAAGACCTTCAAGGGCATGACCGACGCGATGCTCGTCTGGCAGACCGGAAGGCTCCGCGAACTGGCCGTCGAGGAGCACGGCTGGGGGGTCACGGTACGCCCCGAACTCGTCGTGGAGATCGCCTACGACGGTCTGCAGCGCTCCTCCCGCTACCCGGCCGGCGTCACCCTGCGCTTCGCGCGCGTGGTCCGCTACCGCGAGGACAAGCGGCCCGAGGAGGCCGATACGGTGGAGGTCCTGCTGGCGGCTCACCCGGAGGTCAGGCCGTGACGGTGCGTGCGACCAGACGCAGTGCGGGACTGCTGTTGTTCCGGCACACCGACGACCGCCTCGAGGTGCTGCTCGGCCACATGGGCGGACCGTTCTTCGCGAAGAAGGACGCGGGAGCGTGGACCGTGCCCAAGGGCGAGTACGAACCGGACGAGCCCGCCTGGGAGGCGGCCAGGCGGGAGTTCCGTGAGGAACTGGGCCTCGCGCCGCCGGACGGGAGGGCTCTGGCGCTGGGCGAGGTCACGCAGGCCAACGGCAAGATCGTCACGGCGTGGGCGATCGAGGCCGACCTGGACCCGGCGGCGATCGAGCCGGGTACCTTCACCATGGAGTGGCCGCCGAGGTCGGGGCGGACGGCGGAGTTCCCGGAGCTGGACCGGGTGGCCTGGTTCGGTCTCGACGGGGCGCGTGCCGTCATCATCCCGGCCCAGGCCGCGTTTCTGGACCGGCTGGCGGAGCACTCGGCCTGAACAGGGGCCCACGCGTTGCGACCGGCGCAGTCGCGCGCGAAGGTCGAAGCAAGCCCGCTCCCAGGGAGGCCAGCCATGCCCATCGCCACGGTGAACCCGGCCAACGGCGAGACGCTCAAGACGTACGAGCCCATGGGCGAGGAGGAGCTGGAACGCCGGCTCCAGCTCGCCGAGGCGACGTTCCGCACGTATCGGACGACCTCCTTCGCCGAACGCGCACGCATGCTGAAAAAGGCCGCCGACCTGCTGGACGAGGACCAGCGGGAGATCGGCCGGGTGATGACCACCGAGATGGGCAAGCCGGTCACGCAGGCCCGCGCGGAGGCCGCGAAGTGCGCCAAGGCGATGCGCTGGTACGCGGAGCGCGCCGAGGGGCTGCTGGCCGACGAGGAGCCGCCGGCGGTGGACGTCAGCGACTCGGGCGCCTCCCGGGTGCGGGTGACCTACCGGCCGCTGGGCCCGGTCCTCGCCGTGATGCCGTGGAACTTCCCGCTCTGGCAGGTGATCCGGTTCGCCGCGCCCGCGCTGATGGCGGGCAACGTGGGCCTGCTCAAGCACGCCTCGAACGTGCCCCAGACGGCCCTTTACCTGGAGGATCTCTTCCACCGGGCGGGCTTCCCCGAGGGCTGCTTCCAGAGCCTGCTGATCGGCTCGGGCGCGGTGGACGACGTCCTGCGCGACGAGCGGGTGAAGGCGGCGACGCTCACGGGCAGTGAGCCGGCCGGCCGCGCGGTGGCCTCCACCGCCGGCGAGATGATCAAGAAGACGGTGCTGGAGCTGGGCGGCAGCGATCCGTACGTCGTCATGCCCTCGGCCGACCTCGACCGGGCGGCTCAGGTCGCCGTGACCGCGCGGGTGCAGAACAACGGGCAGTCCTGCATCGCGGCCAAGCGGTTCATCGTGCACACGGACGTCTACGACGCCTTCGCCGAGAAGTTCGTCGCGGGCATGGAGGCGCTCAAGGTCGGCGACCCCCTGGAGGAGGACACCGAGGTCGGGCCGCTCTCCAGCGAACAGGGACGGTCCGACCTGGAGGAACTGGTCGACGACGCGAAGCGCGGCGGGGCCCGGGTGCTGTGCGGCGGGGAGCGGCCGGACGGGCCGGGGTGGTACTACCCGCCGACCGTGCTGGCCGGCATCACCCGGGAGATGCGCATCCACCGCGAGGAGGCGTTCGGGCCGGTCGCCACGCTGTACCGGGCCGCCGACCTGGACGAGGCGCTCCTGATCGCGAACGACTCCCCGTTCGGACTGAGTTCGAACGTGTGGACCCGGGACGAGAACGAGGTGGAGCGGTTCGCCCGGGACCTGGAGGCGGGCGCGGTGTACGTCAACGGGATGACCGCCTCGCACCCGGCTTTCCCGTTCGGTGGCGTGAAGCGGTCCGGGTACGGGCGTGAGCTGTCCGGGCACGGAATCCGGGAGTTCTGCAACATCACCACGGTTTGGCAGGGTGCGTGAGCGCCGCGCGGCTACCATCCCGATTGTGAACCGCGAAGTGACTCTGCCTCTGATCGTCGACGACCGCGGTACCTTGCAGGTGGCGGCGGCCGACGTGAGTAAGTTGTTGCGGACCGTGGGCGGGCGGTGGCTGCATCTCGTCGAGGCCGGGGAGCAGCTCGACGAGGACACCGTGGCCGCTCTGACCATCGAGCTGGCGAAGCTGGCGGACCGCATCGACGTGGCCTGCATCGCGCACAGCAGCGGGGCGCCGTAACGGCTCGCGCGGCGCGGGCGCGCCTCGGGCACAACATGCCCTGCGGAACGAGAAGTCGAGGGTCGCGGCAGCCGCCGCGGCCCTCC
Above is a genomic segment from Streptomyces collinus Tu 365 containing:
- a CDS encoding purine-cytosine permease family protein, which gives rise to MASTLPDPSPDARRTAAEAAPATSPRPGLTGGGVESHGIDHIPDSERRGRPRELFSVWAAANVNYLSLVVGGALVLMGLSLWQAVAVIVVGNAFWALTGLLAVSGPAAGAPSEVVTRAVYGVRGNRVNNAVTGWMISVCYFALNLAAAATAAFTLVGRTGLPVDAVVKTAVVVLIAALTLAISVYGHAAIVRLYVPITLALTAVFAVVAVFVVRHTDFGHVPDRPLTGGALWATLLAGVGLIASGPLSYTTSADFSRYLPRTVSATAVAGWTALGGFLPGTVVCCLGAFAATAVDMSDPQRALAELLPGWFEPVFLFALVLGTVALNALTAYSAGLALQAVGIRIRRSLSVLVDGAVSVSLTLYALLVSDFLDTVGNVLQLTVVLLGPCTAVYATDIVLRRNRYDGAALTDETPGSPFWYSAGVNLRGASALVAGVTASALCVDTVYAGPLARALGDLDLALPVGLVVASGVYAVSMRGLRGARGDG
- a CDS encoding VOC family protein, which codes for MYVRRVVPNIRSNAPAESTDFYGVLGFEEVMDLGWIRTLASARNPAVQLSLMSEDRTAPVVPDLSVEVEDVDAVYAAMRARGAEIVHPLTDEEWGVRRFFVRDPNGKVVNVLSHR
- a CDS encoding DUF779 domain-containing protein, translating into MEEVLPRVELTPQAAELVRRLRAEHGPLMFHQSGGCCDGSAPMCYPDGEFRTGGSDVLLAELAVDGVEEPVTFWMSRSQYEVWSHTRLIVDVVPGRGSGFSLEAPEGVRFLTRSRVVDG
- a CDS encoding phosphodiester glycosidase family protein: MLAGASLAGAAPADAAPLGRRIAPGVTYRQFDLRAAAGRTHAHLLTVDLTNRHVHLDLLYPGTVAARETVSTMADAAGAVGGVNGDFFNISETQHPGVEATGASVGPAVASGRVLKAAVPAGQRFGPALPPGTGTRDVLGVGTDRRARLDRLTLTGTVTTPKGRFPLKGLNQYALPQNSVGAFTSRWGSASRVRATCGTDTNRAAGCSKDTYEVKVRGGRVTSTAATPGGGPIAAGTTVLVGREEGARRLRALSPGDRVTVTHTLVAATAKVPYTFAIGGYPVLRGGRPLSGLDDSTSAVRTVVGFANGGRRMLLLALDGAAAYRRGMTVAEEAAAMDDLGATDAFNLDGGGSSEMVTRAAGARAVKVRNHPSGGAERPVANGIGVFSS
- a CDS encoding acyl-CoA dehydrogenase family protein; the protein is MSEQRDLLYSEEEEALRAAVRDLLTDHCAPADVITRTESDAPHDLALWKSLAESMGLAGLLVPETHGGQGATHREAAVVLEELGRAVAPVPYLTSAVVATEALLACGDEELLGRLASGRTIGVLAVGLHRAPGADFPAVRLEGGALHGELTGIADAAAADVLLVPADDGGLYAVSADAATVTPQTSLDLTRPLATVALDGAACRRIGAAEPAVRQALRSAAGLLASEQLGVADWALTETVRYLKERRQFNRQVGGFQALKHRLAQLWLEVVNLRAAARAAADALASGRDTDVSVAVAQAYAAPVAVHAAEEALQLHAGIGMTWEHPIHLYLKRAKADSLAYGTAGAHRTALAALVDLQAP
- a CDS encoding acyl-CoA dehydrogenase family protein; protein product: MTDADDLRRRTAELLAAHPPAATDRLEFLRARFDAGLAWVHYPEGLGGLGAPRSLQAVVDAELEAAGAPDNDPRRIGIGLGMAAPTILRYGTEEQKRRFLRPLWTGEEVWCQLFSEPGAGSDLAALGTRAVREGDDWVVDGQKVWTSSAHLARWAILIARTDPGVPKHAGITYFLCDMTDPGVEVRPLRQITGEAEFNEVFLTGVRIPDTRRLGEVGDGWRVAQTTLNNERVAIGGMRLPREGGMIGPVSATWRERPDLRTHDLHQRLLTLWVEAEVARLTGERLRQQLVAGQPGPEGAGMKLAFARLNQAISGLEVELRGEEGLSYDDWTMRRPELVDFTGRDAGYRYLRSKGNSIEGGTSEVLLNIVAERVLGLPAEPRTDKDVAWKDLAR
- a CDS encoding NADPH:quinone oxidoreductase family protein, whose product is MQAWQVHENGEPGEVMRLAEVERPTPGEGQVLLRVRAANINFPDALLCRGQYQVRPPLPFTPGVEICGETEDGRRVLANPALPHGGFAEYALADARALLPAPDSLDDAEAAALHIGYQTGWFGLHRRARLEAGETLLVHAAAGGVGSAAVQLGKAAGATVIGVVGGARKAAVARELGCDVVVDRHAEDVIAAVKEATGGRGADVIYDPVGGEAYTQSAKLVAFEGRIVVVGFASGTIPSPALNHALVKNYAILGLHWGLYATKNPKLILRCHEELTALAASGAIKPLVSERVPLDSAAAAVQRVADGATTGRVAVVMDKGAAV
- a CDS encoding ATP-dependent DNA ligase; this translates as MLLTRLAEVSREVAATAARSRKTALLAELFRDAEADDVPIVIPYLAGRLPQGRLGVGWKVLARPVPPAAEPSLTVREVDARLGELGKVSGPGSQAERARLVGELMGAATEGEQRFLLGLLTGEVRQGALDAVAVEGLARATGADAADVRRAVMLAGSLQTVAQALLADGPGALDRFRLTVGRPVLPMLAHSASSVAEAVEKLGACAVEEKLDGIRVQVHREGSAVRVHTRTLDDITDRLPEVTRAALALASERFILDGEVLSFDADGRPRSFQETAGRVGSRVDVARAAEEVPVSPVFFDLLSVDGVDLLDLPFAERHAMLSDLVPAPMRVRRMVASGPEHIPEAERFLADTLARGHEGVVAKALDAPYSAGRRGASWLKVKPVHTLDLVVLAAEWGHGRRTGRLSNLHLGARTPDGGFAMLGKTFKGMTDAMLVWQTGRLRELAVEEHGWGVTVRPELVVEIAYDGLQRSSRYPAGVTLRFARVVRYREDKRPEEADTVEVLLAAHPEVRP
- a CDS encoding NUDIX domain-containing protein, translated to MTVRATRRSAGLLLFRHTDDRLEVLLGHMGGPFFAKKDAGAWTVPKGEYEPDEPAWEAARREFREELGLAPPDGRALALGEVTQANGKIVTAWAIEADLDPAAIEPGTFTMEWPPRSGRTAEFPELDRVAWFGLDGARAVIIPAQAAFLDRLAEHSA
- a CDS encoding NADP-dependent succinic semialdehyde dehydrogenase, with the protein product MPIATVNPANGETLKTYEPMGEEELERRLQLAEATFRTYRTTSFAERARMLKKAADLLDEDQREIGRVMTTEMGKPVTQARAEAAKCAKAMRWYAERAEGLLADEEPPAVDVSDSGASRVRVTYRPLGPVLAVMPWNFPLWQVIRFAAPALMAGNVGLLKHASNVPQTALYLEDLFHRAGFPEGCFQSLLIGSGAVDDVLRDERVKAATLTGSEPAGRAVASTAGEMIKKTVLELGGSDPYVVMPSADLDRAAQVAVTARVQNNGQSCIAAKRFIVHTDVYDAFAEKFVAGMEALKVGDPLEEDTEVGPLSSEQGRSDLEELVDDAKRGGARVLCGGERPDGPGWYYPPTVLAGITREMRIHREEAFGPVATLYRAADLDEALLIANDSPFGLSSNVWTRDENEVERFARDLEAGAVYVNGMTASHPAFPFGGVKRSGYGRELSGHGIREFCNITTVWQGA
- a CDS encoding DUF6213 family protein produces the protein MNREVTLPLIVDDRGTLQVAAADVSKLLRTVGGRWLHLVEAGEQLDEDTVAALTIELAKLADRIDVACIAHSSGAP